A genome region from Hevea brasiliensis isolate MT/VB/25A 57/8 chromosome 7, ASM3005281v1, whole genome shotgun sequence includes the following:
- the LOC110636904 gene encoding squamosa promoter-binding protein 1 isoform X1: MDGKGKLRMMGNMTKKELTEHGWESSDDDLKMGCVESDVESSKKNKVVAGGGGGGGGRIGLGGGSGSGGMRSCQAEKCTADLSDAKPYHRRHKVCANHAKAQIVLVAGIRQRFCQQCSRFHELWEFDETKRSCRRRLAGHNERRRKNAAESHTEGSSHKGTGSQLKDMVCGQVNDRGRIKITIQENATYKHFQTR; encoded by the exons ATGGATGGAAAAGGCAAGCTGCGGATGATGGGGAATATGACGAAGAAGGAATTAACTGAGCACGGTTGGGAGTCATCAGATGATGATCTGAAGATGGGGTGTGTGGAAAGTGATGTTGAGAGTAGCAAGAAAAATAAAGTGGTGGCTGgtggcggtggtggtggtggaggaaGGATAGGGTTAGGTGGTGGCAGTGGGAGTGGAGGTATGAGGAGTTGTCAAGCTGAGAAGTGTACGGCTGATCTGAGTGATGCAAAGCCATACCATAGAAGGCATAAGGTTTGTGCGAATCATGCCAAGGCTCAGATTGTGCTTGTGGCTGGGATTAGGCAACGGTTTTGTCAGCAATGCAGCAG GTTTCATGAGCTATGGGAATTTGATGAAACCAAAAGGAGTTGTCGGAGGCGTTTGGCCGGACACAATGAACGGCGAAGGAAGAATGCTGCTGAATCTCATACGGAAGGTTCAAGCCACAAAGGGACAGGCAGTCAGTTGAAGGATATGGTCTGTGGGCAGGTTAATGATAGGGGAAGAATTAAGATAACTATCCAAGAAAATGCCACTTACAAGCATTTCCAAACCAGATAA
- the LOC110636904 gene encoding squamosa promoter-binding-like protein 13 isoform X2, with translation MDGKGKLRMMGNMTKKELTEHGWESSDDDLKMGCVESDVESSKKNKVVAGGGGGGGGRIGLGGGSGSGGMRSCQAEKCTADLSDAKPYHRRHKVCANHAKAQIVLVAGIRQRFCQQCSSVACFMSYGNLMKPKGVVGGVWPDTMNGEGRMLLNLIRKVQATKGQAVS, from the exons ATGGATGGAAAAGGCAAGCTGCGGATGATGGGGAATATGACGAAGAAGGAATTAACTGAGCACGGTTGGGAGTCATCAGATGATGATCTGAAGATGGGGTGTGTGGAAAGTGATGTTGAGAGTAGCAAGAAAAATAAAGTGGTGGCTGgtggcggtggtggtggtggaggaaGGATAGGGTTAGGTGGTGGCAGTGGGAGTGGAGGTATGAGGAGTTGTCAAGCTGAGAAGTGTACGGCTGATCTGAGTGATGCAAAGCCATACCATAGAAGGCATAAGGTTTGTGCGAATCATGCCAAGGCTCAGATTGTGCTTGTGGCTGGGATTAGGCAACGGTTTTGTCAGCAATGCAGCAG TGTTGCATGTTTCATGAGCTATGGGAATTTGATGAAACCAAAAGGAGTTGTCGGAGGCGTTTGGCCGGACACAATGAACGGCGAAGGAAGAATGCTGCTGAATCTCATACGGAAGGTTCAAGCCACAAAGGGACAGGCAGTCAGTTGA